The Mauremys reevesii isolate NIE-2019 linkage group 1, ASM1616193v1, whole genome shotgun sequence genome segment ACTATTGGTCTTCTGGTTTAATTGTTCTTCCATTCGTTATCTTTTCAtgttaccaaaggttcatccCACAGCCATCTCATCCTTCACCAAGAATTCGCCTTTTTCATCTCTGCTGGGCTTCTTGCTGGGCTCACTCAGCTGCATTGTCTTACAAGACCTCCCTTTCTTGTCTGCTCATGGATGGAGAGGTGGTTTCTGACAGCGTACAGGTTCCAAGACTTAACTCAAACCCTTTGTACAAAACAGCActgcttcctttccctctccGCCACCCCTCTCCTTAACCTATCAGCAAATCTGCTCTAGGCAGTCCTTTGACAATCCTTTGATGACAGCCACATGTGCTACTGATGCCACCCATAATCACCAGTTGGCTCACGCAATGTTAAGATGAAAGACAACTGAAGAGTGCAACACGCATATCACACCCTGTGAGACTGAAATTCATCCAAAGGAGGACTTACAAAGGCAATCAAGTTTGTTTGGTAACTAATTAGGACCTCTCCCACAAACAGCATCTCAGATCCTCCAGGCAGTCCTAGGAACTGTATAAAAGTGCTCACGACTCAGCACTCTTCTAAACATTTCTCCGGACTTCATCTCCTCGGTGATTCGGGTAAGTCCAACTTGACTCAATTTCTTTCTAACCACACAGATATCACTGTAGGGCTTCTTTCAATTTAAGATGGAATCTTGCATATACTCACTGTGATTTTTATCAGGGATCAGGGTATTTTTCCTTAACTATCCTGTGTAATTATTCAGTTTCAAGTGCTGGTGGATTCATGGGAAACATATTTCCTATTAACTGGATAAAGAATTAGGACATTTAAATCTTTTCAGAAACTTTAGAAAGTCCCTTAGCCATTTTTCACTTAGctggattaggaagaaactttcccaggTTAGTCCGGAAAGGGCCAATTCGGTGGTCTTCTACTTTACTCTGAAGCAGCTGTTAGTCCTCACTATTGGAGACAGAGAATGGATAAAGTTCTCAAGTGGTGTGCTCCAATCTAGCAATTCCTATGTTTGCCTGAGCAGAAATACCCATTGAAGGTGCTTctcctcagatggtgtaatttAGTGTAGCTGCAGGTCAGAGGACCTGAACCcattttaccccagctgaggagaTTGTCCTTAGTGATTTGTTGGGAGAAAAGCAAAGTCTCTGTTTCTTCATCAGCAAGTTTTGGTGACTCCCAAGATTTGGAAACTCAAAGAGCCACACTCTGACACTGGACTCAACTGCTTTGCATGCAGAGGTTAAATCCTAAAAGGAAAGGATGTGATTACCATGATACTAGAAATGTTCTCTTTGATAAATATCTAAAATAGATCCAGAATGCCAGGTGTCCATCAAAGAAATAGTTAAACTTATTCCAGTCAGTGTTTTTCAGACAAAGTCATTGAGAGGGGCTCAAAGGGGCGAGTTGGCTGGGAAGTTTACTGTGAGTGGACAGGAGGTATAGAAAAAGGATATAGGAACAAATACATGACCACACACATGCAGATTAAATccactcctcctctctctcttgggCCCCATGCAAACCTCACTACAATTGTAACCGAGCTTTGAAGCCTTTCTTCCACCAGCACTTCTACCTTCTCTTTACTCTAATCCCTTTTGTGTGTTGCAGGTTTACCTCCACCCCAGaaagatgactttctccagcctgtgctatCCAGAATGTGGGGTGGCCCGACCCAGTCCAGTTACTGGCAGTGCCAACGAGCCGTGCGTTAGGCAGTGCCCTGACTCTGAAGTGGTGATCAGACCCTCACCGGTTGTCGTGACCCTCCCCGGACCAATTCTCAGCAATTTCCCTCAGCAGAGTGAAGTGGCAGCCGTAGGAGCACCTGTGGTCGGAGCTGGTTTCGGAGGCTCATTCGGTTTGGGGGGATTGTATGGCTATGGAGGCCATTACGGAGGATTGTATGGTTTAGGGAGATTAGGTGGTTACGGGGGCCATTACGGTTATGGGGGATTATTGGGCTATGGGGGACACTGCGGTTACCCGGGTCTTTATGGTTATGGGGGATTATTGGGCTATGGGGGACACTGCGGTTACCCAGGCCTTTATGGTTATGGGGGATTATGGGGATACGGAGGATATGGCCGTAGGTATCTTGGTGGAAACTGGGGGCCATGTTAAACCCAGCAGGAACATCCatggaagaaggaaaaaacaggAAATGACCAGCAAGATACAGATTCACCCCTTACCTTT includes the following:
- the LOC120388758 gene encoding claw keratin-like isoform X2, translating into MTFSSLCYPECGVARPSPVTGSANEPCVRQCPDSEVVIRPSPVVVTLPGPILSNFPQQSEVAAVGAPVVGAGFGGSFGLGGLYGYGGHYGGLYGLGRLGGYGGHYGYGGLLGYGGHCGYPGLYGYGGLLGYGGHCGYPGLYGYGGLWGYGGYGRRYLGGNWGPC